One window from the genome of Eriocheir sinensis breed Jianghai 21 chromosome 7, ASM2467909v1, whole genome shotgun sequence encodes:
- the LOC126994797 gene encoding uncharacterized protein LOC126994797 isoform X2 — protein MEVPSKVVTNCHLTNVPQPFGSTPSSFICAHHCLSNTACTAFCILDSSCVLVNALAVPSGSRTLQQASNGSCFAPFLPSRPTGEDLARGKSVRVNGKWDAKYADGSTVVSGSRCEVTKYDCFCSALSLTSYLIVDLGNTMPVTTIVVKVSEHFPSYFEGVKIRVGDMGSKEDTLMMTYEGSPQAGEELLLGGTTTLRGRYVSLYRSDYSMCLCLLQVYKA, from the exons ATGGAGGTGCCTAGCAAAGTGGTCACGAACTGCCACTTGACCAACGTGCCCCAGCCCTTCGGCTCGACCCCGTCCTCCTTCATCTGTGCCCATCATTGCCTCTCGAACACTGCCTGCACGGCCTTCTGCATCTTAG ACAGCAGTTGTGTTTTGGTGAACGCTTTGGCCGTGCCCAGCGGGTCCAGGACACTCCAGCAGGCATCCAACGGCTCCTGCTTCGCGCCCTTCCTCCCATCACGGCCCACTGGCGAAGACCTGGCGAGGGGCAAGTCAGTGAGGGTCAACGGCAAATGGGACGCAAAGTACGCCGATGGCTCCACCGTG GTGAGTGGGTCCAGGTGCGAGGTCACCAAATACGACTGTTTCTGCTCAGCGCTTAGCCTCACATCCTACCTCATTGTGGATTTAGGCAACACGATGCCAGTCACAACCATCGTCGTCAAGGTCTCTGAACACTTTCCCAGCTACTTCGAGGGGGTAAAGATCAGG GTTGGTGACATGGGCAGCAAGGAAGACACACTCATGATGACCTACGAAGGGTCTCCTCAGGCCGGAGAGGAGCTGCTCCTCGGGGGAACCACCACACTGAGAGGGCGCTATGTGTCGCTCTACAGGAGTGACTACAGTATGTGTCTCTGCCTCCTTCAGGTCTACAAAGCATAG
- the LOC126994797 gene encoding uncharacterized protein LOC126994797 isoform X3 has protein sequence MFAFQLASTLPPVNMCPRGSKQRLGLCFSFFLCFLQFQRLPAAIMFEKMEVPSKVVTNCHLTNVPQPFGSTPSSFICAHHCLSNTACTAFCILDSSCVLVNALAVPSGSRTLQQASNGSCFAPFLPSRPTGEDLARGKSVRVNGKWDAKYADGSTVVGDMGSKEDTLMMTYEGSPQAGEELLLGGTTTLRGRYVSLYRSDYSMCLCLLQVYKA, from the exons ATGTTTGCCTTCCAGTTAGCATCGACATTACCGCCCGTCAACATGTGCCCACGGGGATCGAAGCAGCGCCTAGGTTTAtgtttctcgttctttctttgctttcttcagtTCCAGCGTCTCCCTGCCGCCATCATGTTTGAGAAG ATGGAGGTGCCTAGCAAAGTGGTCACGAACTGCCACTTGACCAACGTGCCCCAGCCCTTCGGCTCGACCCCGTCCTCCTTCATCTGTGCCCATCATTGCCTCTCGAACACTGCCTGCACGGCCTTCTGCATCTTAG ACAGCAGTTGTGTTTTGGTGAACGCTTTGGCCGTGCCCAGCGGGTCCAGGACACTCCAGCAGGCATCCAACGGCTCCTGCTTCGCGCCCTTCCTCCCATCACGGCCCACTGGCGAAGACCTGGCGAGGGGCAAGTCAGTGAGGGTCAACGGCAAATGGGACGCAAAGTACGCCGATGGCTCCACCGTG GTTGGTGACATGGGCAGCAAGGAAGACACACTCATGATGACCTACGAAGGGTCTCCTCAGGCCGGAGAGGAGCTGCTCCTCGGGGGAACCACCACACTGAGAGGGCGCTATGTGTCGCTCTACAGGAGTGACTACAGTATGTGTCTCTGCCTCCTTCAGGTCTACAAAGCATAG
- the LOC126994794 gene encoding facilitated trehalose transporter Tret1-like: MKKWFLKPEWTKADEEGQSVVFDEPEHDPDDFPPPPPLEDEDQGLDDDDGSFDTPPPDPQDYPVDMEGEGNTDGVEGEGLHQEPVSPEARKRFSELFEQEAKPRKVLQVVAGATVAATHLGVGCAFGVSGVMLPNRTQPAPGDLLFKDNFYAALFENLVVLGAAVGCVGAGPPQVWVGQRVTLLLTLPLALAAWVVLATSHSVWVLVVARAVQGLTLGFVVGPSTNYLVEIAHTNLRGVLFAVVNVAGQLGYFVMYAAGHWDVSWRVAVLVCGCLATILPFFGLIFLPDSPRWLASRDRYPEAIKAMTFFRGPRYDSRQELAGVVEQLDKRKVNPRDQLRQMEKPDVLCYMLLFTFLFMASQFSGSFVTSLYTLQIFGYFKGELSPSLSAVVVSAIRVMGAVFHLIIVEHLSRKFLLVGAFLLCAGTMALLGSSLYDQAHTRDIPLQSWLPLASLATFSFFSNSGISILDLLQEEIMPTSVRSIAVSFLFCLKYVGSFLAIQTYLHVVAGLGQHGVFWLYSFFNFLLALLGGLALRETQGASLEEITAKSQLKAEQADSNFEVPDGDQHVDDPNHNLQGGYKTAHYNYNEMQLAQAPHNSLRRTNGHLKSSPPIIVHHDANRSPHHSYQDPYKPATVVHQAGDTSVSHPLYPPSEDLPYASITDGCVKVFFLNQQYQQ, translated from the exons ATGAAGAAGTGGTTCCTCAAGCCAGAGTGGACGAAGGCGGACGAGGAGGGGCAAAGCGTGGTGTTCGACGAGCCGGAACATGACCCCGATGACTTcccccccccgccaccacttGAGGATGAAGACCAAGGCCTTGATGACGACGACGGGAGCTTCGACACACCTCCCCCGGACCCCCAGGATTACCCCGTGGATATGGAGGGCGAGGGAAACACGGATGGTGTTGAGGGAGAAGGGCTTCATCAGGAACCGGTGTCGCCGGAGGCAAGGAAGAGATTCAGCGAACTGTTCGAGCAGGAAGCGAAGCCACGGAAGGTCCTTCAG GTGGTGGCGGGCGCGACGGTGGCCGCCACACACCTGGGCGTCGGCTGTGCCTTCGGGGTGTCGGGAGTGATGCTGCCCAACAGAACCCAGCCAGCGCCGGGCGACTTGCTCTTCAAGGACAACTTCTACGCTGCCCTCTTCG AAAATTTGGTTGTTTTGGGGGCCGCCGTGGGCTGCGTGGGGGCGGGACCCCCTCAGGTATGGGTGGGGCAGCGTGTGACGCTTCTGCTGACCCTGCCTCTTGCTTTGGCTGCCTGGGTGGTGCTAGCCACTTCCCACAGCGTGTGGGTTCTCGTCGTGGCCAGGGCGGTGCAGGGCCTCACCTTAGGCTTCGTTGTGGGGCCCTCCACCAACTACCTGGTGGAAATCGCCCACACTAACCTCCGTGGAGTCCTGTTCGCTGTCGTCAACGTCGCGGGTCAGCTGGGTTACTTCGTCATGTATGCGGCGGGCCACTGGGACGTGTCATGGAGGGTGGCGGTGCTGGTGTGCGGCTGCCTCGccactatccttcccttcttcgggCTCATCTTCCTCCCAGATTCCCCGCGGTGGCTTGCCTCCAGGGACCGCTACCCGGAGGCCATCAAGGCCATGACCTTCTTCAGGGGGCCTCGCTATGACTCGCGACAGGAGCTGGCGGGCGTCGTGGAGCAGCTGGACAAGAGGAAAGTGAATCCACGCGATCAACTCCGCCAGATGGAGAAGCCTGACGTGTTGTGCTACATGCTTCTGTTCACGTTCCTCTTCATGGCATCACAGTTTTCAGGGAGCTTCGTCACGAGTCTGTACACGCTGCAGATCTTCGGCTACTTCAAGGGGGAGCTAAGTCCCAGCCTGAGTGCTGTCGTCGTGAGTGCTATACGTGTCATGGGCGCCGTGTTTCATCTTATCATCGTCGAACATTTGAGTCGCAAGTTTCTTCTGGTTGGCGCCTTTCTGCTGTGTGCCGGCACCATGGCTCTGCTCGGCTCTTCCCTCTACGACCAGGCCCACACTCGTGATATTCCTCTCCAGTCCTGGCTCCCACTCGCCTCCCTCGctacgttttccttcttttcaaactCTGGAATATCCATCCTTGACTTACTCCAAGAAGAGATCATGCCGACATCGGTGCGTTCGATAGCAGTGAGTTTTCTCTTCTGCCTCAAATACGTGGGTTCCTTCCTCGCCATCCAGACCTATCTTCACGTCGTAGCCGGCCTGGGTCAGCATGGGGTCTTCTGGCTATACAGtttcttcaacttcctcctcGCTTTACTTGGTGGCCTAGCATTGCGGGAAACACAAGGTGCATCACTAGAAGAAATCACAGCCAAGAGCCAACTCAAGGCAGAGCAAGCAGACAGCAATTTTGAGGTTCCTGATGGAGACCAGCATGTCGATGACCCCAATCACAACCTCCAAGGCGGCTACAAGACAGCACACTACAACTACAATGAAATGCAGCTTGCTCAGGCGCCCCACAACAGCTTGCGCCGGACTAATGGCCACCTCAAGTCTTCTCCGCCCATCATTGTGCACCATGACGCCAATCGGTCCCCTCACCACTCCTATCAGGATCCCTATAAGCCTGCCACTGTCGTCCACCAAGCCGGGGATACCAGTGTTTCTCATCCCCTCTATCCCCCGAGCGAGGACCTGCCCTACGCCTCCATTACTGATGGCTGCGTCAAAGTGTTTTTTCTTAACCAACAATACCAACAGTAA
- the LOC126994797 gene encoding uncharacterized protein LOC126994797 isoform X1, with the protein MFAFQLASTLPPVNMCPRGSKQRLGLCFSFFLCFLQFQRLPAAIMFEKMEVPSKVVTNCHLTNVPQPFGSTPSSFICAHHCLSNTACTAFCILDSSCVLVNALAVPSGSRTLQQASNGSCFAPFLPSRPTGEDLARGKSVRVNGKWDAKYADGSTVVSGSRCEVTKYDCFCSALSLTSYLIVDLGNTMPVTTIVVKVSEHFPSYFEGVKIRVGDMGSKEDTLMMTYEGSPQAGEELLLGGTTTLRGRYVSLYRSDYSMCLCLLQVYKA; encoded by the exons ATGTTTGCCTTCCAGTTAGCATCGACATTACCGCCCGTCAACATGTGCCCACGGGGATCGAAGCAGCGCCTAGGTTTAtgtttctcgttctttctttgctttcttcagtTCCAGCGTCTCCCTGCCGCCATCATGTTTGAGAAG ATGGAGGTGCCTAGCAAAGTGGTCACGAACTGCCACTTGACCAACGTGCCCCAGCCCTTCGGCTCGACCCCGTCCTCCTTCATCTGTGCCCATCATTGCCTCTCGAACACTGCCTGCACGGCCTTCTGCATCTTAG ACAGCAGTTGTGTTTTGGTGAACGCTTTGGCCGTGCCCAGCGGGTCCAGGACACTCCAGCAGGCATCCAACGGCTCCTGCTTCGCGCCCTTCCTCCCATCACGGCCCACTGGCGAAGACCTGGCGAGGGGCAAGTCAGTGAGGGTCAACGGCAAATGGGACGCAAAGTACGCCGATGGCTCCACCGTG GTGAGTGGGTCCAGGTGCGAGGTCACCAAATACGACTGTTTCTGCTCAGCGCTTAGCCTCACATCCTACCTCATTGTGGATTTAGGCAACACGATGCCAGTCACAACCATCGTCGTCAAGGTCTCTGAACACTTTCCCAGCTACTTCGAGGGGGTAAAGATCAGG GTTGGTGACATGGGCAGCAAGGAAGACACACTCATGATGACCTACGAAGGGTCTCCTCAGGCCGGAGAGGAGCTGCTCCTCGGGGGAACCACCACACTGAGAGGGCGCTATGTGTCGCTCTACAGGAGTGACTACAGTATGTGTCTCTGCCTCCTTCAGGTCTACAAAGCATAG